In Streptomyces nodosus, one DNA window encodes the following:
- a CDS encoding LysR family transcriptional regulator produces MIEARHLRVLRAVAATGSFSAAGRELGCSQPAVSQQMKALEASVGTPLLIRGAREMRLTQAGEALVRHAAGILAGLTAAEEEVAAIAGLRAGRVRLVSFPSGSSTLVPTALAALRAAHPGTRVSLEEAEPPESVEKLRAGDCDIALAFRYEGAAGAEEWDDLVVRPLLVDRLVGLVPEGHRLAGAHSVDLGELAQEPWIAGCPRCRGQLVEACESAGFTPRIDFATDDYPAVVGLVGAGLGVAVLPQLAIEPVRPRGVRPVTLEPAVRREIVALTLPDLAQVPAVAETLGELARAAVRQESAATGEAGASGALRG; encoded by the coding sequence GTGATCGAGGCCCGACATCTCCGTGTGCTGCGCGCCGTGGCCGCGACCGGTTCCTTCTCGGCGGCGGGGCGCGAGCTGGGCTGCAGCCAGCCCGCGGTCAGCCAGCAGATGAAGGCGCTGGAGGCGTCCGTCGGCACCCCGCTGCTGATCCGGGGCGCCCGTGAGATGCGGTTGACCCAGGCGGGCGAGGCACTGGTACGGCACGCGGCCGGCATCCTCGCGGGGCTCACCGCCGCCGAGGAGGAGGTCGCCGCCATCGCCGGTCTCAGGGCCGGCCGCGTCCGCCTCGTCTCCTTCCCTAGTGGCAGCTCCACACTGGTGCCCACCGCGCTCGCCGCCCTGCGCGCGGCGCATCCGGGCACCCGGGTCTCCCTGGAGGAGGCGGAGCCGCCCGAGTCGGTCGAGAAGCTGCGCGCGGGGGACTGCGACATCGCCCTCGCCTTCCGTTACGAGGGCGCCGCGGGCGCCGAGGAGTGGGACGACCTCGTCGTACGCCCCCTGCTCGTCGACCGGCTCGTCGGACTGGTCCCCGAGGGGCACCGGCTGGCCGGCGCGCACTCGGTCGACCTCGGCGAACTCGCCCAGGAACCCTGGATCGCGGGCTGCCCGCGCTGCCGGGGCCAGTTGGTGGAGGCGTGCGAGAGCGCGGGCTTCACGCCCCGTATCGATTTCGCGACCGACGACTACCCGGCGGTGGTCGGCCTGGTCGGCGCGGGACTCGGGGTGGCCGTCCTGCCGCAGCTCGCGATCGAGCCCGTACGTCCGAGGGGGGTGCGGCCGGTCACGCTGGAACCGGCGGTGCGGCGGGAGATCGTCGCGCTCACCCTGCCGGATCTGGCGCAGGTGCCCGCCGTGGCGGAGACGCTGGGAGAACTGGCCCGGGCGGCCGTGCGACAGGAAAGTGCCGCGACGGGGGAAGCGGGTGCCTCCGGGGCGTTGCGCGGCTGA
- a CDS encoding nucleotide sugar dehydrogenase, translating to MPADLAVIGLGHLGLSLAQAAVAAGVSTLGYRTGPEAGSLTAAELRRMLARGFRPTADPAELGRVRTAVICAPVQRGADGAPDLSQVEAAARTLAGRLRPHTTVVLESPVPPGTTERFLRPLLEEGSGLRAGRDFHLASSPSRVDPGNRDFGAANTPKVIGGLTPACTESAATFYGRLTDKVVRARGPREAETVQVLETNYRQVNIALVNEMAVLCHDLGVDLWDVVRCAETKPFGFQAFRPGPGVGGHAVPQDLAGLTGRTLRMVELAQQVNDTMPRYVVQRAAALLNEHGKSGRGARVLLLGVTYKPDLADQQGSPAHEIALRLMQLGASVSYHDPYVPAWSVLDRPIPRADSLYEAVADTDLTILLQQHRTYDLQGLSVKAQLMLDTRGAAPTGAAHRL from the coding sequence ATGCCCGCAGACCTCGCCGTCATCGGACTCGGTCATCTCGGCCTGTCCCTGGCTCAGGCCGCCGTCGCCGCCGGCGTCTCCACGCTCGGATACCGGACGGGCCCCGAGGCCGGTTCCCTCACCGCCGCCGAACTGCGCCGCATGCTCGCCCGTGGCTTCCGCCCGACCGCCGACCCCGCCGAGCTCGGCCGCGTCCGCACCGCCGTCATCTGCGCGCCCGTCCAGCGCGGGGCCGACGGGGCGCCCGACCTCAGCCAGGTGGAGGCGGCCGCCCGCACCCTCGCCGGACGGCTGCGCCCGCACACCACCGTGGTCCTGGAATCGCCGGTGCCGCCCGGCACCACGGAGAGGTTTCTGCGTCCGCTCCTCGAAGAGGGGTCGGGTCTGCGCGCGGGACGCGACTTCCACCTCGCCTCTTCCCCGAGCCGGGTCGACCCCGGCAACCGCGACTTCGGCGCCGCCAACACCCCCAAGGTCATCGGCGGCCTCACCCCCGCCTGCACCGAGTCCGCCGCCACCTTCTACGGGCGCCTGACCGACAAGGTGGTCCGGGCGCGCGGACCGCGCGAGGCGGAGACCGTCCAGGTCCTGGAGACGAACTACCGGCAGGTCAACATCGCCCTGGTCAACGAGATGGCGGTGCTCTGCCACGATCTGGGGGTCGATCTGTGGGACGTCGTCCGCTGCGCCGAGACCAAGCCGTTCGGCTTCCAGGCCTTCCGCCCGGGACCCGGCGTCGGCGGCCATGCCGTCCCCCAGGACCTGGCGGGCCTGACCGGGCGCACCCTCCGGATGGTCGAACTGGCGCAGCAGGTCAACGACACCATGCCCCGGTACGTCGTCCAGCGCGCCGCCGCCCTCCTCAATGAGCACGGCAAGTCGGGCCGCGGTGCGCGGGTGCTGCTGCTCGGCGTCACCTACAAGCCGGACCTCGCCGACCAGCAGGGCTCCCCCGCGCACGAGATCGCACTGCGGCTGATGCAGTTGGGTGCCTCCGTCAGCTACCACGACCCGTACGTCCCCGCCTGGAGCGTCCTCGACCGCCCGATCCCGCGCGCCGACTCCCTCTACGAGGCGGTCGCCGACACCGACCTGACGATCCTGCTCCAGCAGCACCGCACCTACGACCTCCAGGGCCTGTCGGTGAAGGCCCAGCTGATGCTCGACACACGGGGCGCCGCGCCCACGGGGGCGGCGCACCGGTTGTGA
- a CDS encoding WhiB family transcriptional regulator, with protein sequence MADFSRLPGPNADLWDWQLHAACRGVDSSLFFHPEGERGAARSARENSAKEVCMRCPVRAECAAHALAVREPYGVWGGLTEDEREELMGRARNRLVSASTTNGGTAGSNN encoded by the coding sequence ATGGCAGATTTCTCTCGCCTTCCCGGTCCGAACGCGGATCTATGGGACTGGCAGCTCCATGCGGCCTGCCGTGGGGTCGACAGCTCGCTCTTCTTCCATCCGGAGGGTGAGCGCGGTGCAGCCCGGAGTGCTCGCGAGAACTCGGCCAAGGAGGTCTGCATGCGGTGCCCCGTGCGCGCGGAGTGCGCGGCTCACGCACTCGCGGTGCGGGAGCCGTACGGCGTATGGGGCGGGCTGACCGAGGACGAACGGGAAGAGCTCATGGGACGAGCACGGAACCGGCTGGTGTCGGCATCGACGACCAACGGAGGCACCGCCGGCTCGAACAACTGA
- a CDS encoding GuaB3 family IMP dehydrogenase-related protein has translation MTEIEIGRGKRGRRAYAFDDIAVVPSRRTRDPKEVSIAWQIDAYRFELPFLAAPMDSVVSPATAIRIGELGGLGVLNLEGLWTRYEDPQPLLDEIAGLPTDTVTRRIQEIYAAPIKEELIGQRIKEVRDSGVVTAAALSPQRTAQFSKAVVDAGVDIFVIRGTTVSAEHVSHSHEPLNLKQFIYELDVPVIVGGCATYTAALHLMRTGAAGVLVGFGGGAAHTTRNVLGIQVPMATAVADVAAARRDYMDESGGRYVHVIADGGVGWSGDLPKAIACGADAVMMGSPLARATDAPGRGHHWGMEAVNEELPRGKKVDLGTVGTIEEVLTGPSHTPDGSMNFFGALRRAMATTGYSELKEFQRVEVTVGDSQHRR, from the coding sequence GTGACTGAGATCGAGATCGGGCGCGGCAAGCGCGGCCGCCGGGCGTACGCCTTCGACGACATCGCCGTCGTCCCCAGCCGGCGTACCCGGGACCCGAAGGAGGTCTCGATCGCCTGGCAGATCGACGCCTACCGCTTCGAGCTGCCCTTCCTGGCCGCCCCCATGGACTCGGTCGTCTCCCCGGCCACCGCCATCCGCATCGGCGAGCTGGGCGGCCTCGGCGTGCTGAACCTCGAAGGCCTGTGGACGCGGTACGAGGACCCGCAGCCCCTGCTCGACGAGATCGCAGGGCTGCCGACCGACACCGTGACCCGCCGCATCCAGGAGATCTACGCGGCTCCCATCAAGGAGGAGCTGATCGGGCAGCGCATCAAGGAGGTGCGCGACTCCGGCGTGGTCACCGCGGCGGCGCTCTCCCCGCAGCGCACGGCCCAGTTCTCCAAGGCCGTCGTGGACGCGGGCGTGGACATCTTCGTCATCCGGGGCACCACGGTGTCGGCGGAGCACGTCTCCCACTCGCACGAGCCGCTGAACCTGAAGCAGTTCATCTATGAGCTGGACGTCCCGGTCATCGTCGGCGGCTGTGCCACCTACACCGCGGCCCTGCATCTGATGCGCACCGGCGCGGCCGGTGTGCTGGTCGGCTTCGGCGGTGGCGCCGCGCACACCACGCGCAATGTGCTCGGCATCCAGGTCCCGATGGCCACCGCGGTCGCCGACGTGGCCGCGGCCCGCCGCGACTACATGGACGAGTCGGGCGGCCGGTATGTGCATGTGATCGCGGACGGCGGTGTCGGCTGGTCCGGCGACCTCCCCAAGGCGATCGCCTGCGGCGCCGACGCCGTCATGATGGGCTCGCCGCTGGCCCGGGCCACGGACGCGCCGGGCCGGGGCCACCACTGGGGCATGGAGGCCGTCAACGAGGAGCTGCCGCGCGGCAAGAAGGTCGACCTCGGCACGGTCGGCACGATCGAGGAGGTCCTCACCGGCCCGTCGCACACCCCGGACGGCTCGATGAACTTCTTCGGCGCCCTGCGCCGCGCCATGGCCACCACCGGCTACAGCGAGCTGAAGGAGTTCCAGCGCGTCGAGGTGACCGTGGGGGACTCGCAGCACAGGCGGTGA
- a CDS encoding ester cyclase encodes MTFMQLIDCRTKRFDEMDQLMNTWAEQTRSTRTATHSVIGKDRSDDSHFIEIVEFPSYEEAMRSSTLPETNRIFREMIALCEETPVFTDLDVVRDEQVYAANVRRFFEVLGTLGGLPPLDGLLCENYHDHDPATAQDAIGMDAMRREIEMWRDGFDFVFTVEDQIAQEDRVCTRWSWRARHTGDFLGIPATGDEVVMTGTTVFRCDRTGKIAEGWWQYDRLGLMSQLGALEALED; translated from the coding sequence ATGACATTTATGCAGCTCATCGACTGCAGGACCAAGCGGTTCGACGAGATGGACCAGCTCATGAACACCTGGGCCGAGCAGACCAGGAGCACCCGGACCGCGACCCACAGTGTGATCGGCAAGGACCGGTCCGACGATTCGCACTTCATCGAGATCGTGGAGTTCCCGTCGTACGAGGAGGCGATGCGGAGCTCGACCCTTCCCGAGACCAACCGGATCTTCCGCGAGATGATCGCCCTCTGCGAGGAGACGCCCGTGTTCACGGATCTGGACGTGGTGCGGGACGAACAGGTGTACGCGGCGAACGTCCGGCGGTTCTTCGAGGTCCTCGGCACCCTGGGCGGGCTTCCCCCGCTGGACGGTCTCCTTTGCGAGAACTACCACGACCACGATCCCGCCACTGCGCAGGACGCCATCGGGATGGACGCGATGCGCCGCGAGATCGAGATGTGGCGGGACGGCTTCGACTTCGTGTTCACCGTCGAGGACCAGATCGCCCAGGAGGACCGGGTGTGCACCCGGTGGAGCTGGCGGGCACGGCACACGGGCGATTTTCTCGGCATCCCGGCCACGGGCGACGAGGTCGTCATGACCGGGACGACCGTCTTCCGTTGTGACAGGACCGGAAAGATCGCCGAAGGCTGGTGGCAGTACGACAGGCTCGGGCTGATGTCCCAGCTCGGGGCGCTGGAGGCGCTGGAGGACTGA
- the guaB gene encoding IMP dehydrogenase gives MTANVDGVPEKFATLGLTYDDVLLLPGASDMAPDEIDTASYVSKNVRVSVPLLSAAMDKVTESRMAIAMARQGGVGVLHRNLSIEDQANQVDLVKRSESGMVADPITIHPDATLAEADALCAKFRISGVPVTDGAGKLLGIVTNRDMAFENDRSRRVHEVMTPMPLVTGKVGISGSEAIELLRRHKIEKLPLVDDGGILRGLITVKDFVKAEQYPNAAKDSQGRLLVGAAVGVAGDAFERAQALVEAGVDFIVVDTAHGHSRLVGDMVAKIKSNASGIDVIGGNVATRDGAKSLIDAGVDGIKVGVGPGSICTTRVVAGIGVPQVTAIYEASLAAKEAGVPVIGDGGLQYSGDIAKALVAGADTVMLGSLLAGCEESPGELLFINGKQFKSYRGMGSLGAMQSRGDRKSFSKDRYFQERIASDDELIPEGIEGQVPYRGPLSSVVRQLVGGLRQSMFYVGGRTVPELQDRGRFVRITSAGLKESHPHDIQMTVEAPNYSKK, from the coding sequence ATGACTGCCAACGTCGACGGAGTGCCCGAGAAATTCGCGACACTCGGGCTGACCTACGACGACGTGCTGCTGCTGCCGGGCGCGTCGGACATGGCGCCCGACGAGATCGACACCGCCTCGTACGTCTCCAAGAACGTCCGGGTCAGTGTCCCGCTGCTGTCCGCCGCCATGGACAAGGTCACCGAGTCGCGCATGGCGATCGCGATGGCCCGCCAGGGCGGCGTCGGCGTACTGCACCGCAATCTGTCCATCGAGGACCAGGCCAACCAGGTCGACCTGGTCAAGCGCTCCGAGTCCGGGATGGTGGCCGACCCCATCACCATCCATCCGGACGCCACACTCGCCGAGGCCGACGCCCTGTGCGCCAAGTTCCGCATCAGCGGCGTCCCGGTGACCGACGGCGCGGGCAAGCTGCTCGGCATCGTCACCAACCGCGACATGGCCTTCGAGAACGACCGCTCCCGTCGGGTGCACGAGGTCATGACCCCGATGCCCCTGGTCACCGGCAAGGTCGGCATCTCCGGCTCGGAGGCCATCGAGCTGCTGCGCCGCCACAAGATCGAGAAGCTTCCGCTGGTCGACGACGGGGGCATCCTCAGGGGCCTGATCACGGTCAAGGACTTCGTGAAGGCGGAGCAGTACCCGAACGCCGCCAAGGACTCCCAGGGCCGCCTTCTGGTCGGCGCCGCGGTGGGCGTGGCGGGTGACGCCTTCGAGCGGGCCCAGGCCCTGGTCGAGGCGGGTGTCGACTTCATCGTCGTGGACACCGCGCACGGCCACTCCCGGCTGGTCGGTGACATGGTCGCCAAGATCAAGTCGAACGCCTCGGGCATCGACGTCATCGGCGGCAACGTCGCGACCCGGGACGGCGCCAAGTCGCTCATCGACGCCGGCGTGGACGGCATCAAGGTCGGCGTCGGCCCCGGCTCCATCTGCACCACCCGCGTGGTCGCCGGCATCGGCGTCCCCCAGGTCACCGCCATCTACGAGGCCTCGCTCGCCGCCAAGGAGGCCGGTGTCCCGGTCATCGGCGACGGCGGTCTGCAGTACTCGGGCGACATCGCCAAGGCCCTGGTCGCGGGCGCCGACACGGTGATGCTGGGCTCGCTGCTCGCGGGCTGCGAGGAGTCGCCGGGCGAGCTGCTGTTCATCAACGGCAAGCAGTTCAAGTCGTACCGGGGCATGGGCTCGCTGGGCGCCATGCAGTCCCGGGGCGACCGCAAGTCCTTCTCCAAGGACCGCTACTTCCAGGAGCGCATCGCCTCCGACGACGAGCTGATCCCCGAGGGCATCGAGGGCCAGGTGCCCTACCGCGGCCCGCTCTCCTCGGTCGTCCGCCAGCTGGTCGGCGGGCTGCGCCAGTCGATGTTCTACGTCGGCGGCAGGACGGTCCCCGAGCTCCAGGACCGGGGACGTTTCGTCCGGATCACCTCCGCGGGCCTCAAGGAGAGCCACCCGCACGACATCCAGATGACGGTCGAGGCGCCGAACTACAGCAAGAAGTGA
- a CDS encoding response regulator transcription factor encodes MTSVLVCDDSPLAREALRRAVATVPGVERVTTAANGEEVLRRWGADRSDLILMDVRMPGLGGVETVRRLLSADPGARIIMLTVAEDLDGVALAVAAGARGYLHKDASRAELRATVTQALADPTWRLAPRRLRSAEMGAAPTLTAREIQVLEGMSHGRSNAEIGRELFLSEDTVKTHARRLFKKLGASDRAHAVALGFRWGLVR; translated from the coding sequence ATGACATCCGTCCTCGTCTGCGACGACTCCCCGCTTGCTCGAGAGGCGCTCCGCCGCGCGGTGGCGACCGTGCCCGGTGTCGAGCGCGTGACGACGGCGGCCAACGGCGAGGAAGTCCTCCGCCGCTGGGGGGCCGACCGTTCGGATCTGATTCTGATGGACGTACGCATGCCCGGCCTGGGCGGCGTCGAGACGGTGCGGCGGCTGCTGTCCGCCGATCCCGGTGCACGCATCATCATGCTCACCGTCGCCGAGGACCTCGACGGGGTGGCCCTCGCGGTGGCCGCCGGCGCACGCGGCTATCTGCACAAGGACGCCTCGCGCGCGGAGTTGCGGGCGACCGTCACCCAGGCGCTCGCCGACCCGACCTGGCGGCTGGCCCCGCGGCGGCTGCGCTCGGCCGAGATGGGCGCCGCGCCCACGCTCACCGCGCGGGAGATCCAGGTGCTCGAAGGAATGAGCCACGGCCGCTCCAACGCGGAGATCGGGCGCGAGCTGTTCCTCTCCGAGGACACCGTGAAGACCCACGCCCGGCGGCTGTTCAAGAAACTCGGCGCCTCGGACCGCGCGCACGCGGTGGCGCTCGGCTTCCGCTGGGGCCTGGTCCGCTAA
- a CDS encoding sigma-70 family RNA polymerase sigma factor: MRDDETTVIAALVHRAVEGDEQATHDLLARVHPLALRYCRTRLSRLPGDARHFVEDLAQEVCVAVLLALPRYKDTGRPFEAFVFAIAAHKVADLQRAAMRHPGSTAIPSDEMPERPDDSLGPEERALLNSDAAWAKKLLANLPENQRELLLLRIAVGLTAEETGQMLGMSPGAVRVAQHRALSRLRALAEQ, translated from the coding sequence ATGCGCGACGACGAGACAACGGTGATCGCTGCGCTCGTCCATCGCGCTGTCGAAGGCGACGAGCAGGCGACCCATGACCTGCTCGCCCGGGTGCACCCCCTCGCCCTGCGCTACTGCCGCACCAGGCTGTCGCGACTGCCCGGCGACGCCCGGCACTTCGTGGAGGACCTGGCGCAGGAGGTCTGTGTCGCGGTCCTGCTCGCGCTGCCGCGTTACAAGGACACCGGGCGGCCCTTCGAGGCGTTCGTCTTCGCGATCGCCGCGCACAAGGTCGCGGATCTGCAGCGCGCGGCGATGCGCCACCCCGGCTCCACGGCCATTCCCTCGGACGAGATGCCGGAGCGTCCCGACGACTCCCTGGGCCCGGAGGAGCGGGCGCTGCTCAACAGCGATGCCGCATGGGCCAAGAAACTCCTGGCCAACCTCCCGGAGAACCAGCGTGAGCTGCTGCTGCTGCGGATCGCGGTGGGCTTGACCGCGGAGGAGACGGGTCAGATGTTGGGAATGTCACCGGGGGCGGTGAGAGTCGCCCAGCATCGAGCACTGAGCAGACTGCGGGCGCTCGCCGAGCAGTAG
- a CDS encoding MOSC domain-containing protein, with protein sequence MKLLSLNLGRPEPVEYTDQPEGLTGIDKRPVDGRVRVAAPGPKGTGASGVAGDAVCDLRHHGGDDQAVYAVAREDLDGWERELGRSLPNGSFGENLTTEGLDVSGARIGERWRIGPEVVLEVTSGRIPCRTFQGHLGERGWVKRFTRKGAPGAYLRVIEPGEVQAGDPITIVHRPDHEVTVALQFRATTTERHLLPLLLAAGDALHPEGAAKAREYTRKHLA encoded by the coding sequence ATGAAGCTTCTGTCTCTCAATCTGGGCCGGCCGGAGCCCGTCGAGTACACCGACCAGCCGGAGGGGCTGACCGGTATCGACAAGCGTCCTGTGGACGGTCGGGTGCGGGTGGCCGCTCCCGGCCCCAAGGGGACCGGCGCGAGCGGGGTGGCCGGGGACGCCGTGTGCGACCTGCGGCACCACGGCGGTGACGACCAGGCGGTGTACGCCGTCGCCCGTGAGGATCTGGACGGCTGGGAACGGGAGCTGGGGCGCTCCCTGCCGAACGGCTCGTTCGGCGAGAACCTCACGACCGAGGGGCTCGACGTCTCCGGCGCGCGGATCGGCGAGCGTTGGCGCATCGGCCCCGAGGTGGTGCTGGAGGTGACCTCCGGCCGGATTCCGTGCCGTACCTTCCAAGGGCACCTGGGCGAGCGCGGCTGGGTGAAGCGGTTCACCCGGAAGGGGGCACCCGGCGCCTATCTGCGCGTGATCGAGCCGGGTGAGGTGCAGGCGGGCGACCCCATCACGATCGTGCACCGGCCCGACCACGAGGTCACCGTCGCCCTCCAGTTCCGCGCGACCACCACCGAACGGCACCTGCTGCCACTGCTGTTGGCGGCGGGCGACGCCCTGCACCCGGAAGGCGCGGCGAAGGCGCGGGAGTACACGCGGAAGCACCTGGCGTAG
- the groL gene encoding chaperonin GroEL (60 kDa chaperone family; promotes refolding of misfolded polypeptides especially under stressful conditions; forms two stacked rings of heptamers to form a barrel-shaped 14mer; ends can be capped by GroES; misfolded proteins enter the barrel where they are refolded when GroES binds) — protein sequence MAKILKFDEDARRALERGVNKLADTVKVTIGPKGRNVVIDKKFGAPTITNDGVTIAREVEVDDPYENLGAQLVKEVATKTNDIAGDGTTTATVLAQALVREGLRNVAAGASPAALKKGIDAAVKAVSDDLLATARPIEEKSDIAAVAALSAQDQQVGELIAEAMDKVGKDGVITVEESNTFGLELDFTEGMAFDKGYLSPYFVTDQERMEAVLDDPYILIHQGKIAGIADLLPLLEKVIQAGSSKPLLIIAEDVEGEALSTLVVNKIRGTFNAVAVKAPGFGDRRKAMLQDMAVLTGGTVISEEVGLKLDQVGLDVLGGARRVTVTKDDTTIVDGGGKSEDVVGRVAQIKAEIENTDSDWDREKLQERLAKLAGGVCVIKVGAATEVELKEKKHRLEDAISATRAAVEEGIVSGGGSALVHASKVLADGLGKQGDEATGVSIVRRAVVEPLRWIAENAGLEGYVIASKVAELEKGQGYNAATGEYGDLLKAGVIDPVKVTRSALENAASIASLLLTTETLVVEKKEEEEPAAAGHSHGHAH from the coding sequence ATGGCGAAGATCCTGAAGTTCGACGAGGACGCCCGTCGCGCCCTTGAACGCGGCGTCAACAAGCTTGCCGACACGGTGAAGGTGACGATCGGCCCCAAGGGCCGCAATGTCGTCATCGACAAGAAGTTCGGCGCTCCCACCATCACCAACGACGGTGTCACCATCGCCCGTGAGGTCGAGGTCGACGACCCGTACGAGAACCTCGGCGCCCAGCTGGTGAAGGAGGTGGCGACCAAGACCAACGACATCGCGGGTGACGGTACGACCACCGCCACCGTGCTCGCCCAGGCGCTCGTCCGCGAGGGCCTGAGGAACGTCGCCGCGGGTGCCTCCCCGGCCGCCCTGAAGAAGGGCATCGACGCCGCGGTCAAGGCCGTCTCCGACGACCTGCTGGCCACCGCGCGCCCGATCGAGGAGAAGTCCGACATCGCGGCCGTCGCCGCGCTGTCCGCCCAGGACCAGCAGGTCGGCGAGCTGATCGCCGAGGCGATGGACAAGGTCGGCAAGGACGGTGTCATCACCGTCGAGGAGTCCAACACCTTCGGTCTGGAGCTGGACTTCACCGAGGGCATGGCCTTCGACAAGGGCTACCTGTCGCCGTACTTCGTGACGGACCAGGAGCGCATGGAGGCCGTCCTCGACGACCCGTACATCCTCATCCACCAGGGCAAGATCGCCGGCATCGCGGACCTGCTGCCGCTGCTGGAGAAGGTCATCCAGGCCGGCTCCTCCAAGCCGCTGCTGATCATCGCCGAGGACGTCGAGGGCGAGGCCCTGTCCACCCTCGTGGTGAACAAGATCCGCGGCACCTTCAACGCCGTCGCGGTGAAGGCCCCCGGCTTCGGCGACCGCCGCAAGGCGATGCTGCAGGACATGGCGGTCCTCACCGGTGGCACGGTCATCTCCGAGGAGGTCGGCCTCAAGCTCGACCAGGTCGGTCTGGACGTGCTGGGCGGCGCCCGCCGCGTGACGGTCACCAAGGACGACACGACCATCGTCGACGGCGGCGGCAAGTCCGAGGACGTCGTCGGCCGCGTGGCGCAGATCAAGGCCGAGATCGAGAACACCGACTCCGACTGGGACCGCGAGAAGCTCCAGGAGCGCCTCGCCAAGCTGGCCGGCGGCGTGTGCGTGATCAAGGTCGGCGCCGCCACCGAGGTGGAGCTGAAGGAGAAGAAGCACCGTCTGGAGGACGCCATCTCCGCGACCCGCGCCGCGGTCGAGGAGGGCATCGTCTCCGGTGGTGGCTCCGCGCTGGTCCACGCCTCCAAGGTGCTGGCCGACGGCCTCGGCAAGCAGGGCGACGAGGCCACCGGTGTCTCCATCGTCCGCCGCGCGGTCGTCGAGCCGCTGCGCTGGATCGCCGAGAACGCCGGCCTGGAGGGCTATGTCATCGCCTCCAAGGTCGCCGAGCTGGAGAAGGGCCAGGGCTACAACGCCGCCACCGGCGAGTACGGCGACCTGCTCAAGGCCGGCGTCATCGACCCGGTCAAGGTCACCCGCTCCGCCCTGGAGAACGCCGCCTCCATCGCCTCCCTCCTGCTGACGACCGAGACCCTGGTCGTCGAGAAGAAGGAAGAGGAAGAGCCGGCCGCGGCGGGCCACAGCCACGGTCACGCCCACTGA
- a CDS encoding SDR family NAD(P)-dependent oxidoreductase: MTTALITGSTAGIGAAFARRLAADGHDLVLVARDIERLREQATELHDRHGIEAEVLSADLATEKGIEAVAARLSELKNPVDLLVNNAGFGNKGRFLDVTMADELRMIKVHCEAVLRLTSAAAEAMRTRGRGGIVNVASVAAFVPRGTYGASKAWVVQFTQGAARDLAGSGVRLMALCPGFVRTEFHERAGMGTDNIPGWMWLDADKLVAAALQDLARGRTLSIPDPRYKALMGVVKMMPRALLGGVTSRTGRKYGPQ; the protein is encoded by the coding sequence ATGACAACGGCTCTGATTACGGGATCGACCGCGGGCATCGGCGCCGCGTTCGCACGGCGCCTGGCCGCCGACGGCCATGACCTCGTGCTGGTGGCCCGGGACATCGAGCGGCTGCGGGAGCAGGCGACCGAGCTGCACGACCGGCACGGCATCGAGGCGGAGGTGCTGAGCGCCGATCTGGCCACCGAGAAGGGCATCGAGGCGGTGGCCGCACGTCTGTCCGAGCTGAAGAACCCGGTCGATCTGCTCGTCAACAACGCCGGCTTCGGCAACAAGGGCCGTTTTCTCGATGTGACGATGGCCGACGAACTGCGGATGATCAAGGTGCACTGCGAGGCCGTGCTGCGGCTGACGAGCGCGGCGGCGGAGGCGATGCGCACCCGGGGGCGCGGCGGGATCGTCAATGTGGCCTCGGTCGCGGCGTTCGTCCCGCGCGGCACCTACGGCGCCTCCAAGGCCTGGGTCGTGCAGTTCACCCAGGGCGCGGCGCGGGATCTGGCCGGGTCGGGCGTACGGCTGATGGCGCTGTGCCCCGGCTTCGTCCGGACGGAGTTCCACGAGCGGGCCGGGATGGGCACGGACAACATCCCGGGCTGGATGTGGCTGGACGCGGACAAGCTGGTCGCCGCCGCCCTCCAGGACCTGGCCAGGGGCCGGACGCTGTCCATTCCGGACCCCCGGTACAAGGCGCTGATGGGCGTGGTGAAGATGATGCCCCGCGCCCTGCTGGGCGGGGTCACCTCGCGGACGGGACGCAAGTACGGACCGCAGTAG